From Gemmatimonadaceae bacterium:
CTGCGTTTGGGTCCGCCGAGATCCGGGTGCCAGCAGGTACGCTGCCATTGTTCCTTCGCTGGCGCACCGGGGTATTCGGCCTTGTGGATGCGGGACGAGTGTGGTTCGACGATGCTGCAGAACCGGGCAGGCCCGCGTTGCCGCGAAGTGACGGAGGATGGCACACGGGCGTTGGCGCGGGTTTCTGGCTCTCCGCGCTTGGCCAGACCGTGAGTGTTGCATTCGTACGCGGTGAAGTGAATCGCGTTTACCTTCAGCGTGGCTTGTCCTTCTGATTCTGGCAAAGGGGAGTTTCGGTACTTGAGCAGCATATGGATTTCAAAACGGACGGCGGGCGTGGCGCTGTGTGCGATCGTCCTGAGCATCGCATCGGCGTGCCGGTCGCGTGCGCCAATCGGGGAGATCGCTCCCGCGGATATCGAAACGACGCTGCTGTTGATCGGCGATGCCGGCGAACCGGATCCCCGCGAAAGCGGACCTGCTCTCGATTCAATGTCGGCACAGGCATCGCTTGCTCCTGGCCGCACGATAATCGTCTTTCTGGGCGACAATGTTTATCCGGAAGGGATGCCGGAGGAAGGTCGCGCCGAATGGGAGGACGCGCGTCGCCGGCTGGCGTCCCAGGTGAACGCGGTTCCTCGCGGAGCACAGGGAATATTCGTTCCCGGAAATCACGACTGGGCCAATACAGGTCCATTCGGTCTCTACGCGATTCGGCTTCAGGAGCGTGTGATCGCGTCACTCGCACAGGGTCGGAACGTGCGCATGCTGCCCAGTAACGGCTGTCCAGGCCCCGTCGCGCTCGACGCGGGGCGGCTCCGATTGATTGCCCTCGATACGCAATGGTGGCTGCACAGCTACATCGTCAGAGATTCCTTGTCGAAGTGCGCTACCGATCCTGCCGCAGTGACCGCGGCGCTCAGGGCTCAGGTTGGAGCGAAGCAGGACGGCCGTGTGACGTTTGTGGCAGGCCACCACCCGCTCATGACCGGCGGTGAACACGGCGGCTATTGCGGAATCACCGGGCCATTCCGCCGCTTCGGCGGACGCGGTCAGGACATCACCTCGTCACGCAACCGTGTCATGCGTGATTCCATCGAGGCGGCGTTCGCGGCTAATCCGCCGCTGGCGTACGCCGCGGGACATGAACACAATCTTCAGGTGTTGAGAGGCGGACCCAACGTTCGATATTTGCTCGTGAGTGGTGCGGGTTCTGAGGCCAAGACGACATGTGCAGTATGGATGCGAGAGAGTTATCACGTGGTTCAGCGGCGGAGCGGCTTCATGCGTGTCGATATCCTCCGCAATAAGGGCGTGCTGCTGCGGGTCTTCAACTATTCCGACGGCGGCGTTGGCGGGCTCGCCTACTCACGATGGCTGGAGGTTCGGTGATGATGCGCTCGACGACCATGACGGCTCGCGAAAGGAATATGCGGATTCTCTTTCGCACGGTGTTGCTGGGTCTCGCATGGGCGGTGTTCACGCCACTCGAAGCACAAACTCCGGCGACGGATGATGATCTACATCTTCTGCGACTTCAGGCCACGCCGGTTGGAGCACTCCCGCCGCTGGCATTGCCGATGCCGGCAAGCCGGAATCACAACTACTGGGGTGGCCGACTCCAAGCCGGACACCGTCGCGAGCGACACGGGCCCGATCTGCTGGCTGTCGCCGCAGGCATCGACTATCAATACAGCGGTGGCTCCACTATCGGAGTCACTGGCGGCTTTCAGGATCGGGACTGCGATCTTGCCGGCAAGGGATGTGGTCGCCACCTGATGGTCGGCGGACGAAGCCGCTTCAGCATTCTTACGGGCGCCTCTGCTCTGGCCGGAGTATTTGGCGACAACAGTGCGACCAATACGCTTGGAGCAGAGTTCGGGGTTGGTTATGCGCCAAATGTGCTGCCGGGTATGAATGCATGTACCCTCGACTTCGGCCTGCCTTTCTCGGTTGCACTTTTCCAGAGGATACGGCTGGTGTCGTACGTCACACCGGGTTTTGTGCTCGACGTTGACTGCTCCAATGAAGGGCGCCAGAACAAAGCCAGCTACCTTGGCAATTTCGGCATTGGCCTGCAGCAGTTCGGCAGCCGCGAGCTCGACATCTACCTCGGCGTGCAAAGAATTTTTCGTGGCAACAGCGGTTACCAGCTCGGTATCAGCGTCACGTACGTCCGGCTGCCGTAGTGACCCGCCGACAGCCATGACTACCTTGGCGAGCCGGGCTGCGGCGCTCCCGCTGTAATCGCGAGGCTGAACCGTTCAACCTGCCGCTGATTCTGGCTCATCAGAACTGCGGCAAGATTTGCTGAACGCACCAGAATCGGCGTCGTTTCCCACGTTCCTGCAACGCCAGGTGGTGCCACGCGAATCGTGTCGATACCGGCCATGTCACGGGCAAGCGCCTTTTCGTCTGTGTAAACGAACAACTCGATACGAGCCCTGCCCAGTGTGTAGACCGCGGGCGCGACACTGAATCCCGCTCGTCTGGCTGGTGTTCCCGCAACGGGTTTTGCGACGAATCCGGCCTGGCGGAGACGTCTTTCAACCGTGCACAGCGCCCATCGTCCGTCATGCACACAGACGTTCCGCGCAGTGCCAGAGGAATCGGTTGGTGCATTGCCGGACGCTGCAACGGCCTTTCCCCCGGAATCAAGGTTCTCCGAAACCATTCCCGGTACGACCGCCGCACCCGGAACGGCCGCAGTAGAATCACCATCAGCAGTGGAATCACTACTGCACGCGAAAACCAGCATGCAGGCGAGGATCAATCGACATTCTGAAGAGGTCATTGGTGCACTAACACTTGACCATCAACTACCGCTCCGTCAACCTTCGGCGATGCGTACCAGCTTTACTGTCGCCGATGCCAACAGAATGCTTCCCCTCGTGCGTCGCATCGTGAGCGATGTCGTCCGGGATTACCTGCGGTGGCAGGACAAGGTCAGAGAATTCGAAGCGGCGGCGGCCAGCCGCACTATCGACACACCGAGCGATGAGGCCGACCGGCTCGAGCGCGAGGCTCAGAACCTTGCCCGGGACATCGACGGGTATATCGCCGAGATCACGCAGCTTGGTGTTCAGATCAAAGGTCTGGATACCGGGCTGGTGGATTTCCCGGGCGAAATGGACGGGAGGCCGGTATTGTTGTGCTGGCAGCTTGGAGAGGAAAACGTGCGCTACTGGCATGAGGAACATGCGGGTTTCATCGGGCGGCAACTGCTGCCTGAAACACATACGGGGCTGTAATGGCGAAAGAGATGCGCGGGTTCAGCGGGCCGGACGGCACGAGCTGGGGAGTGCAGGTCAGATTGCCGACAGCGAGCAACGTAATGATCGTGTTTCGGCATCCTGACGGAGAAACGTCGCGGCTCGACCGTTACGCATGGCATCAGTGGCATGGGCCGGAGGCGCGAAGCGTGACGTCGCGCATCGGGCCGGATGCCGTGATGAAAACCCTTGCTGACGAAACGCTCGAGCTCCTGTTTCGCAGGTCGATGCCAATCTCGGCTGGCACCAGCCCGCTTGCCGGGCAACGCGCGATGGCCCCCGCGCCGGGTGAGAAATACGGTGAGATGGAGCCGCGCGACTGACGGTCAAGCCGTCACGCGGAGGCTTTTGCCGTTCGGTCTTCGTGCCTCGTGTCCCGGCTTACCAGGCTATCCCGTAGTCCTCCCCATAGTTGCTCGAGGCACCCCAGAACGTCCCGTGTTTGCGATCGAACAGAATCGCGTTGATCGGGCCCGAAGTGAGCCGTTCGACCTCGAGCGTGTAGCCCATCCGTACCAGCTCTGCACGCACACTGTCCGGGGTGGACGAGGCGATCAGCATGCGCCCCGGCCGCGACTCGTGCGCACCGAACGACGACCGCATCTGGTAGCTGTTGATGTTCGGCGCTTCCGCGGCCTGCTGCACCGTCATTCCGAACTCCACGACGTTGAGAAAGAACTGAAGCAGATTCTGATCCTGCGAGTCGCCACCCTGCACGGCAAACGCCAAGTATGGGAGCCCATCCTTTAGCGCCATCGTCGGGGTGAGCGTAACCCGCGGCCGCTGGCCCGGCTGAATGACGTTGAACGGACCATCAGCCGCATCGGTCACGAAACTCTGCCCGCGCTGGCTCAGCCCAACGCCCGTATGTCCCGCGATCACCGCCGGTACCCAGCCCCCGCTTGGTGTAATTGACACCACCCATCCCTCAGCGTCGGCAGCCTCGATGGAAGTTGTTCCCCGGTAAAATCCATCCCTGAACGCCGAATCCGTGCTGGCAATCGGTGCAGAGCCGCTGTCGGGCTTCGCGGGTTTGTCCTGTTGCCCGCTTTTTGGCTGCGCCGCAACGGCGCCAGTGATACTCCAGTCCGCCAGCACCTGTTTGAATGGATTGGTGCCCTGTTGAAAGGGATAAGGGTCTCCCGGCCTGACGGTTGAGTCATTGCGGCGCCAGTCAATACCGGCATAACGCGCTTTCGCATATTCCTTCGACAGCAGTCCGCGCACCGGCTCCTCGGGCGGAAAGTACGGGTCTCCGTAGTAGAAGTCGCGATCGGCGAAGGCGAGGCTCATTGCCTGATAAATCGCGTGGATGTACTTCGGCGAGTTGTGGCCCATCGCCTTTACGTCGGCGTTCTCGAGAATGTTCAGCGCCTGCAGCATTGCCGGACCCTGCTGCCAGAATGGAAGCTTGTAGACCTGAATGCCGCGGTAGTTCACGCTCACCGGCTCCTCGATACGCACCTTCCAGCCTGCCATATCCTGCATCGTTATCAGGCCGCCCTCTTCCTTCGTCCCGCGAACGATCTCCTTCGCAATGTCGCCCTTGTAGAACCTGTCGTACGCCGCGTAAATAGCCTGCTTCCGGTTCTTGCCGGTACGTAGGGCCTCACGTTCCGCCGCCACGAGTTTCCTGAGCGTCACGGCGAGATCTTTCTGCACGAACAGCTCTCCGGGCTCGGGTGCCTCCCGAGTCTGGCCGGGATGGGTGAGGTACAAAGCGCGGGAGTACTTCCATTTCTTGATATGCGCCTTGTCCCGCTCCATCCTGTCGGCTGTTTGCGCTTCGATCGGGTATCCATCTGCCATTTCGATCGCGGGCGCAAGGATCTGCGCGAGGGACAGCGTGCCGTATTCGGCCAGCATGACCATGAGCCCTCCAGGTGTCCCCGGAGTCACTGCGGCGAGCGGCCCGTACTCGGGAGGATTGCGCATCCCCTTCGACTTGTAATACGCCGCTGTTGCACCGGTGGGAGCAACGCCGAGGGCATTGATGCCGATGACTTTTTTCAGCTTGGGGTGATAGATCAGTGCCTGCGTCTCGCCGCCCCACGAAAGTACGTCCCACATCGTCGCGCCGGCGGCGAGCATCGCGCATGCGGCATCGACAGCATTGCCACCCTTCTGAAATGCCATCGCACCCGCCGTTGCGCTGAGAGGCTTGCCGGTAATGGCCAGCCAGTGTTTCGCATGCAGTGGAGGTTTCGCTGTTCGCTGCGCGCCAAGCGGGAGCATCGCGACCGTTGTCAGCGCGGCGAACAGCAGGCGAACAGAGTGAGATGACATGGTCGGAGTGGTTTGAGGTGTCGGAGAGGAGGGCGAATTGATTCGTCTTTCGACTGTAGAAAGAATCGCGCCCAATTCAACAAAGGCGAGTGCAAATCCTGACCCCGCCGCCGGTATGTTTCCGGAACTCTGTAAAAACGCCGAGCTGCCCGCCCGTATATTCCCGGGATGTCTGGCCCGACTGTTCGCGCCCGGGTGTCAATCCGCGCTGCCTGGCGCATGCTCTCGCGCGCGATGCGCCTGCGTTGCCCGCACTGCGGTGCTGGATCGGTGCTCGCGACATGGTTCAGGCTGAAGGAGCGCTGCCCTCGCTGCAGGCTGCATCTCGAACGAGGCGAGAGTGACTACTTCCTCGGCGCGTACATGGTGATGCTTATAGTGATGGAAGGAATCTTTGCGATCGGATTCCTGATTGTGCTGTTAATCACGTGGCCGGATCCACCCTGGGAGGCAATCCAGTGGGGCGGTGCGGTGGTGCTGTTTGTGAGCGTTCTTGGTTCCTATCCTTTTGCCAAAACGCTGTGGCTTGCGGTCGATCTGATGTTCCGCCCGGTGGTGCCCGCCGAACTGGGATGGCACGAGGGTGATCCGTCGCTTGAGGAGGAAGACATCCGGCGCTGAGATCGTTCGTTCGTGGAATAACCTGTCACGCGCCAATCGGGTGGGCGGGAACCTGCGGCATCTGTGTAAATGCACCGGCTAATCCTCGGCGAACGGAACGTCGATCTCCATTCCGTCCCTCGCCACTACGCAGTTGTCGAATAACTCGCGCGCCTCGCCTAGCAACTCCGATGCGTTGAGGGAGTACCGCGCGGAGAGGTGGGTTAGCGCGAGCTGTTTCACGTTTGCCTCCGCTGCAACATCGGCTGCTTCGCGTGCGGTGGAGTGACCAGTCTCGATCGCTCGTGCGGCTTCCTCGTCGGCAAACGTCGCTTCGTGCATCAGAAGGTCGGCTCCTTGTGATGCTGCGATCGTGGCAGCGCACGGCCGGGTATCACCACTGAAAACGATCCGTCGTCCCGCGCGAGATGGCCCCACCAGTTGCGCTGCTTCGACGACCCTGCCGTCATCGAGCGTCACCGGGAGGCCGCGGTGAAGTTTTCCCCATGCCGGCCCTTCGGGTATTCCAATCCTGCGCGCGAGCTCAGGGTTGAAGCGACCGAGGCGGATGTCTTCGATCAGTGCAAATCCGACCGCGCTTTTCTGCTTGTGATCAACTGTGAAGGGGAGAATGCTGTACCCCTTTCTCTGAATCGGGGTGTCCGGCACGAACTCGGTGATCTCGACCGGGAATTTTTCTCGTTCACTGCCCAGTGCGATTGCCTGGCGCAGGAGGGGTTCCGATGCTGGTGGGGCCCAGAGGTGCATTGGCTCGGTACGTCCCTGCAGTGCGAGAGTCCGCATCAGCCCGATGACGCCCAGCATGTGGTCGGCATGCATGTGAGTGAAGAAAATATCGACGAGCGCGAAGCTCGTTCCGTAACGCATCATCTGCCGCTGGGTGCCTTCGCCGCAGTCGAAGAGCAGCGTTTCCCCTTCGCGCACTACTGCGATCGAAGTGACGTTCCGCTCCACGGTGGGCCGCGATGCGGAGGTGCCGAGGAAGCGAACGGTGAGTGACATGCGCGCAATATATCTCAAGGGGTTTGCGGCCTTCGCGCTCACCAAATTGCGGGAACGGCATTTGCCCGGACAATGTTGCGAGGCGCACCGCTTGCGAGCCATGCAGAATTGGCACTGGTCCTATTCGCGTCGGTGACCGTTGCCTCAACTAACCTCGGGTGAGAACTGACATGGCTTCAGCAAAAAAGAAGGACGATAAAAAGCAGGGCGGGAAGAAGAAGGGCGGTAACAAGCGGGAACAATCCTACGCTCAGCCTCCGCTGCCGAGGCAGCATCAGCAGTCGCCCGGGCTCGAGTCTGCAGTAAATCCACGTCCGAAATTCGAATCCCCTGCCTACCGGGCTGCGGGCAAAC
This genomic window contains:
- a CDS encoding metallophosphoesterase → MALCAIVLSIASACRSRAPIGEIAPADIETTLLLIGDAGEPDPRESGPALDSMSAQASLAPGRTIIVFLGDNVYPEGMPEEGRAEWEDARRRLASQVNAVPRGAQGIFVPGNHDWANTGPFGLYAIRLQERVIASLAQGRNVRMLPSNGCPGPVALDAGRLRLIALDTQWWLHSYIVRDSLSKCATDPAAVTAALRAQVGAKQDGRVTFVAGHHPLMTGGEHGGYCGITGPFRRFGGRGQDITSSRNRVMRDSIEAAFAANPPLAYAAGHEHNLQVLRGGPNVRYLLVSGAGSEAKTTCAVWMRESYHVVQRRSGFMRVDILRNKGVLLRVFNYSDGGVGGLAYSRWLEVR
- a CDS encoding DUF2203 domain-containing protein gives rise to the protein MRTSFTVADANRMLPLVRRIVSDVVRDYLRWQDKVREFEAAAASRTIDTPSDEADRLEREAQNLARDIDGYIAEITQLGVQIKGLDTGLVDFPGEMDGRPVLLCWQLGEENVRYWHEEHAGFIGRQLLPETHTGL
- a CDS encoding gamma-glutamyltransferase, whose amino-acid sequence is MSSHSVRLLFAALTTVAMLPLGAQRTAKPPLHAKHWLAITGKPLSATAGAMAFQKGGNAVDAACAMLAAGATMWDVLSWGGETQALIYHPKLKKVIGINALGVAPTGATAAYYKSKGMRNPPEYGPLAAVTPGTPGGLMVMLAEYGTLSLAQILAPAIEMADGYPIEAQTADRMERDKAHIKKWKYSRALYLTHPGQTREAPEPGELFVQKDLAVTLRKLVAAEREALRTGKNRKQAIYAAYDRFYKGDIAKEIVRGTKEEGGLITMQDMAGWKVRIEEPVSVNYRGIQVYKLPFWQQGPAMLQALNILENADVKAMGHNSPKYIHAIYQAMSLAFADRDFYYGDPYFPPEEPVRGLLSKEYAKARYAGIDWRRNDSTVRPGDPYPFQQGTNPFKQVLADWSITGAVAAQPKSGQQDKPAKPDSGSAPIASTDSAFRDGFYRGTTSIEAADAEGWVVSITPSGGWVPAVIAGHTGVGLSQRGQSFVTDAADGPFNVIQPGQRPRVTLTPTMALKDGLPYLAFAVQGGDSQDQNLLQFFLNVVEFGMTVQQAAEAPNINSYQMRSSFGAHESRPGRMLIASSTPDSVRAELVRMGYTLEVERLTSGPINAILFDRKHGTFWGASSNYGEDYGIAW
- a CDS encoding DUF983 domain-containing protein encodes the protein MSGPTVRARVSIRAAWRMLSRAMRLRCPHCGAGSVLATWFRLKERCPRCRLHLERGESDYFLGAYMVMLIVMEGIFAIGFLIVLLITWPDPPWEAIQWGGAVVLFVSVLGSYPFAKTLWLAVDLMFRPVVPAELGWHEGDPSLEEEDIRR
- the rnz gene encoding ribonuclease Z → MSLTVRFLGTSASRPTVERNVTSIAVVREGETLLFDCGEGTQRQMMRYGTSFALVDIFFTHMHADHMLGVIGLMRTLALQGRTEPMHLWAPPASEPLLRQAIALGSEREKFPVEITEFVPDTPIQRKGYSILPFTVDHKQKSAVGFALIEDIRLGRFNPELARRIGIPEGPAWGKLHRGLPVTLDDGRVVEAAQLVGPSRAGRRIVFSGDTRPCAATIAASQGADLLMHEATFADEEAARAIETGHSTAREAADVAAEANVKQLALTHLSARYSLNASELLGEARELFDNCVVARDGMEIDVPFAED